Proteins from a genomic interval of Anaerolineae bacterium:
- a CDS encoding DUF2589 domain-containing protein — protein sequence MAGTVQGIRSLPLADLIGATLVAIVQADTEAARATLDFIETVGFVPPAQEQTAEGGIAAGNLRMAEFRYKKLDENNEVAEFVATVPVLALVPIPALQVKDARFKLAAQITDISQEKPAATPAPAPATPMALAATNVAAISRLQPLRYQLLAKPAAASGAKEQEVRGTFHIELEVTMGQADLPLGMEKLFNLMDQAIQDHKPAEK from the coding sequence ATGGCAGGTACAGTCCAGGGAATCCGGTCTTTACCCTTAGCCGATCTGATCGGCGCGACCCTGGTGGCGATCGTCCAGGCCGATACCGAAGCCGCCAGGGCCACGCTGGATTTCATCGAGACGGTCGGTTTTGTCCCACCCGCCCAGGAGCAAACCGCTGAAGGTGGCATCGCCGCCGGCAATCTGCGCATGGCGGAGTTCCGCTATAAGAAGCTGGACGAAAACAACGAGGTGGCGGAATTCGTGGCGACCGTGCCGGTGCTGGCTCTGGTCCCCATCCCGGCGCTGCAGGTCAAAGACGCCCGCTTCAAGCTCGCCGCCCAGATCACGGACATCAGCCAGGAGAAACCGGCGGCAACCCCGGCGCCAGCCCCAGCAACGCCGATGGCGCTGGCAGCAACGAACGTCGCTGCCATCAGCCGTCTGCAGCCGCTGCGGTACCAGCTGCTGGCCAAGCCTGCCGCTGCTTCCGGCGCCAAGGAACAGGAAGTCCGAGGCACCTTCCACATCGAACTGGAGGTGACCATGGGCCAGGCGGATTTGCCGCTGGGGATGGAAAAGCTGTTCAACCTGATGGATCAGGCCATTCAGGATCACAAGCCAGCTGAGAAATAA